The Linepithema humile isolate Giens D197 chromosome 7, Lhum_UNIL_v1.0, whole genome shotgun sequence genome has a window encoding:
- the LOC105675789 gene encoding uncharacterized protein, with translation MPVNGVRVLPNMPSNVPHLQTLIREFETTFNDWSSHRSSGSESSASSGGSFVKKIVQAYEMNMKTSLENVQRNRVEKENDLFNNLEIIRNWKNAEKSDSSPTGCEFSNLPASNNLKMKSTIFSVQSVAENDFVAPNQHCSNSNDSTALKTRSAVFSKINMYGPESELPNIPSRKKKIGQFFCSSLKNEVEDKSKSNGSMTFSSFLEDEDKDEDPLDNILTNSRDSSGINDNSYRNLQIDLYNFEDKKWEHELSSSSLPSLKSSSKSSHDDVLSTSTDSYSQTITMTRSMDVSRDSENFQNMESETMQSCFKLESPCKIGASLKRPIKIDNSVCVTWASAISERLSQKKSLKKLLSAINSRLSLNCKKIIGKSRGKQRKEQQHVVDSGFAEQFPSPLSFLPQKSSDHDEKLSTTPTFGTFGHAKTTSECRASSRRTADNPRIVLTEVSHGELTLTDDPELSDPISWVSIRSTPSSSRKHVDLSSKNASFSKLKASCEHPLIPKHPHLSQSKIPKHPFVAQTKMDQMEKGGTAAKEEEVKLRTNMELRLDEQELRSMSSTLLSIPALNISYVHPRTCEWVASSPKSSYDLLSAQSCNSTFDEIALHQESLVYDVPKQVFNLTTDSTSSVQLHERSEPRAPRYATVNSKNLRFSMSREKLRAIERSFDA, from the exons ATGCCTGTCAACGGAGTACGCGTATTACCAAATATGCCGTCGAACGTCCCGCATCTGCAGACCTTGATACGGGAGTTTGAGACGACTTTCAACGACTGGAGCAGCCACCGCAGCTCCGGTTCGGAGTCGTCGGCTTCGAGCGGCGGCAGCTTCGTCAAGAAGATCGTGCAGGCTTACGAGATGAATATGAAGACATCTTTGGAGAATGTTCAGCGGAACCgagttgaaaaagaaaacgacCTCTTCAACAACCTCGAAATCATTCGGAACTGGAAGAACGCGGAGAAGAGCGATTCGAGCCCGACGGGGTGTGAATTCAGCAATCTGCCAGCTTCGAACAATTTGAAGATGAAGTCCACGATTTTTTCCGTCCAATCTGTTGCCGAGAATGATTTTGTGGCACCTAATCAGCACTGTTCGAACAGCAACGACAGCACAGCCCTGAAGACGAGGTCGGCAGTTTTTTCCAAGATCAACATGTACGGCCCCGAGAGCGAGCTGCCAAATATTCCatcgagaaagaagaaaataggTCAATTTTTCTGCAGTTCCTTGAAGAACGAGGTTGAAGATAAATCAAAAAGTAATGGATCGATGACTTTCTCAAGTTTCTTGGAGGATGAGGACAAGGACGAAGATCCACTTGACAATATCTTGACGAATTCCCGCGATTCGAGCGGCATCAACGACAACAGTTACAGAAACTTGCAGATCGATCTGTACAATTTCGAGGACAAGAAATGGGAGCACGAGCTCTCTTCGAGTTCGTTGCCGTCACTGAAGTCTTCCTCGAAATCGTCGCACGACGACGTGCTGAGCACTAGCACGGATTCATACTCTCAGACTATCACCATGACACGCTCCATGGACGTTTCGAGAGACTCAGAAAATTTTCAGAACATGGAATCGGAAACGATGCAGTCCTGCTTCAAGCTGGAATCTCCGTGCAAGATCGGCGCTTCGCTTAAGCGACCGATCAAGATTGACAATAGCGTGTGCGTGACGTGGGCATCGGCGATAAGCGAGAGACTGTCGCAGAAGAAATCATTGAAGAAACTGCTATCGGCGATCAATTCCAGGTTGTCGCTCAATTGCAAGAAAATCATCGGGAAATCGAGAGGGAAGCAGCGGAAGGAACAGCAACATGTTGTCGACTCGGGATTCGCCGAGCAGTTCCCGTCCCCATTGTCCTTTCTCCCGCAGAAGTCTTCCGATCACGATGAGAAGCTGTCGACAACGCCGACCTTCGGGACCTTCGGCCACGCGAAGACCACGAGTGAATGTCGCGCCAGCAGCAGAAGAACAGCCGATAATCCTCGCATAGTGTTGACCGAAGTATCTCACGGGGAACTTACTCTCACGGACGACCCTGAACTTTCCGATCCGATCTCTTGGGTGTCTATACGCAGCACACCTTCCTCCTCCAGGAAGCATGTTGACCTTTCGTCGAAGAATGCGAGCTTTTCGAAGCTAAAGGCGTCTTGCGAGCACCCGTTGATTCCTAAGCATCCCCATCTATCCCAAAGCAAGATTCCCAAGCACCCTTTCGTTGCACAGACGAAGATGGATCAGATGGAGAAGGGGGGAACGGCGGCAAAGGAGGAAGAGGTGAAGCTTCGTACGAACATGGAACTAAGATTGGATGAACAGGAGCTGAGATCTATGTCGTCTACACTTCTATCCATACCTGCGTTGAACATCTCGTATGTGCATCCCAGGACGTGCGAATGGGTAGCTTCATCTCCAAAAAGCAGCTACGATCTACTAAG CGCGCAATCGTGTAATTCAACGTTCGACGAGATCGCTCTTCATCAGGAATCACTAGTCTACGACGTTCCGAAGCAGGTGTTTAATCTCACCACGGATTCTACATCTTCCGTCCAATTGCACGAGAGAAGCGAGCCTCGCGCGCCCCGTTACGCCACCGTCAACTCGAAGAACCTGAGATTCTCCATGTCTCGGGAGAAATTACGGGCGATTGAAAGGAGCTTCGATGCTTGA